In one Bosea sp. RAC05 genomic region, the following are encoded:
- a CDS encoding ABC transporter permease, which translates to MKRAKLLFLQAMVMVVALLIWHVVTAYPLLGDVKTIQFFFSTPAAVIARTWNQLTGTEIYWHIGITLTETVLAFVIGSAAGIFFGFAFARQQLLAAVFDPYIKAANALPRVVLAPIFALWFGLGIWSKVALGFTLVFFIVFFNVYQGVREVSPTVLANARMLGMNERQLFRHVYWPSALTWMFSSLHTSVGFALIGAVVGEYLGSSAGLGYKIHEAESVFDVTGVFSGMVILMIFVIAIDSVVTMVEKRLLVWRPGQSSTTV; encoded by the coding sequence ATGAAGCGCGCCAAACTCCTGTTTCTCCAGGCGATGGTCATGGTCGTCGCGCTGCTGATCTGGCATGTCGTCACAGCCTATCCGCTGCTGGGCGACGTCAAGACGATCCAGTTCTTCTTCTCGACGCCGGCCGCCGTGATCGCCCGGACCTGGAACCAGCTGACCGGGACGGAGATCTACTGGCATATCGGCATCACGCTGACGGAGACGGTGCTGGCCTTCGTCATCGGCTCGGCGGCCGGCATCTTCTTCGGCTTCGCCTTTGCCCGCCAGCAACTGCTGGCAGCGGTGTTCGACCCCTACATCAAGGCGGCCAACGCGCTGCCGCGCGTCGTGCTGGCGCCGATCTTCGCGCTCTGGTTCGGGCTGGGCATCTGGTCGAAGGTCGCGCTCGGCTTCACGCTGGTGTTCTTCATCGTCTTCTTCAACGTCTACCAGGGCGTGCGCGAGGTCTCGCCGACGGTGCTGGCCAATGCCCGGATGCTCGGCATGAACGAGCGCCAGCTCTTCCGGCACGTCTACTGGCCGTCGGCGCTGACCTGGATGTTCTCGAGCCTGCACACCTCGGTCGGCTTTGCTCTGATCGGGGCGGTGGTGGGCGAGTATCTCGGCTCCTCGGCCGGTCTCGGCTACAAGATCCACGAGGCCGAGAGCGTGTTCGACGTCACCGGCGTGTTCTCCGGCATGGTCATCCTGATGATCTTCGTGATCGCGATCGATTCCGTGGTGACCATGGTCGAGAAGCGGCTGCTCGTGTGGCGGCCGGGGCAGAGTTCGACGACGGTGTGA
- a CDS encoding ABC transporter ATP-binding protein: MALPDHPHQAAGAAALSAPSAAPAVALGGLDITFHLEGGSRYQAVTGIDLSVAAGEFVSVVGPTGCGKSTLLNAAAGLLTPSAGTVTIFGQPLSGLNRRAGYLFQADALMPWKTALDNVKVALEPMGVSDAEADRRAREWLARVGLRAFVDRYPHMLSGGQRKRVALAQVLIRDPEILLMDEPFGPLDAQTRQIMGNLLLDLWSRDKKALIFVTHDLEEAIALSDRVVVMSAGPAAGIVADYRVPLPRPRDIAEIRLEKAFHEIHRDIWASLRVEVQKAYAMGDGRELVEGATP, translated from the coding sequence CGTCCGCGGCGCCGGCCGTCGCCCTGGGCGGGCTCGACATCACCTTCCATCTCGAAGGCGGCAGCCGCTACCAGGCGGTGACGGGGATCGACCTGTCCGTGGCGGCGGGCGAGTTCGTCTCGGTGGTCGGCCCCACCGGCTGCGGGAAGTCGACCCTGCTGAACGCGGCCGCGGGGCTGCTGACGCCCTCGGCCGGCACCGTCACCATCTTCGGCCAGCCGCTGTCGGGCCTGAATCGCCGGGCCGGCTACCTCTTCCAGGCTGATGCGCTGATGCCGTGGAAGACGGCGCTCGACAACGTCAAGGTCGCGCTCGAACCGATGGGCGTGTCCGACGCGGAGGCCGACCGGCGCGCCCGGGAATGGCTGGCGCGGGTGGGCCTGCGCGCCTTCGTCGACCGCTACCCGCACATGCTCTCGGGCGGGCAGCGCAAGCGCGTGGCGCTGGCGCAGGTCCTGATCCGCGATCCCGAAATCCTGCTGATGGACGAGCCCTTCGGGCCGCTCGACGCGCAGACGCGTCAGATCATGGGCAATCTCCTGCTCGATCTCTGGTCGAGGGACAAAAAGGCGCTGATCTTCGTGACGCATGATCTGGAAGAGGCGATCGCGCTGTCGGACCGCGTCGTGGTGATGTCGGCGGGGCCGGCGGCCGGCATCGTCGCCGATTACCGCGTGCCGCTGCCGCGCCCGCGCGACATCGCCGAGATCCGGCTGGAGAAGGCCTTCCACGAGATCCACCGCGACATCTGGGCCTCGCTGCGCGTCGAGGTGCAGAAGGCCTATGCGATGGGCGACGGGCGCGAACTGGTCGAGGGAGCGACGCCATGA